Proteins encoded in a region of the Clostridium beijerinckii genome:
- the rd gene encoding rubredoxin has product MDSYVCTVCGYIYDPAVGDSDNGVNPGTKFEDIPDDWVCPLCGVPKSDFEKVE; this is encoded by the coding sequence ATGGATAGTTATGTTTGTACAGTATGTGGTTATATTTATGATCCAGCGGTAGGGGATTCTGATAATGGTGTTAATCCTGGAACAAAATTTGAAGATATTCCTGATGATTGGGTATGCCCTTTATGTGGAGTACCAAAATCGGATTTTGAAAAAGTAGAATAA
- the hcp gene encoding hydroxylamine reductase has product MDENPMFCYQCEQTAGGKGCTKMGVCGKTPEIANLQDLLLYQCKGISCYVMDLIEKGEEIDKSIVSFVENSLFTTLTNVNFDAEVHVEMLKESQKIKESLRDKVSSDKEYPEQATYNLSETKEEMLKDAKRAGIMFDQDLDADVRSLRQTIVYGLKGISAYGHQARCLGYYDDQVDNFYFRGLECTTNDNLSVEELIRMTMRTGDMSVAVMSKLDEANTGTYKNPSPHKVNVNIKKGPFIIVSGHDLRDLDMLLEQTEGKGINIYTHGEMIPSHGYPELKKYEHLVGNYGGAWQDQQKEFDGIPGCILMTTNCLMRPRETYKDRIFTTSVVGWDGVKYIPADKDGHKDFTPIIEKALELGGFTKTEEPKEILVGFGHHATLSHAETIVNAVKDGSIRHFFLIGGCDGARPGRNYYTEFAKKVPEDCVILTLACGKYRFNKLDFGEVAGLPRLLDVGQCNDAYSAVRIATALADAFDTSVNGLPLSIVLSWYEQKAVADLLALLSLGIKGMFLGPSLPAFISPNVLQYLVDTFNLQTISEPDEDLKTCLKQSV; this is encoded by the coding sequence ATGGATGAAAATCCTATGTTTTGCTATCAGTGTGAGCAAACAGCAGGGGGAAAAGGATGCACCAAAATGGGTGTGTGCGGAAAAACACCTGAAATAGCTAATCTTCAAGATTTACTTTTATACCAATGCAAAGGTATAAGTTGTTATGTCATGGATCTTATAGAAAAAGGCGAGGAAATAGATAAAAGTATAGTTAGTTTTGTAGAAAATTCGTTATTCACTACACTTACAAATGTTAATTTTGATGCAGAAGTTCATGTAGAAATGCTTAAGGAATCTCAAAAAATAAAAGAGAGTTTAAGAGATAAAGTGAGTTCTGATAAAGAATATCCAGAACAAGCAACTTATAACTTAAGTGAAACTAAGGAAGAAATGCTTAAAGATGCAAAAAGAGCTGGAATTATGTTTGACCAAGATTTAGATGCTGATGTAAGATCACTTAGACAAACAATAGTTTATGGCTTAAAGGGAATAAGTGCATATGGGCATCAAGCAAGGTGTTTAGGTTATTATGATGATCAAGTTGATAATTTCTATTTTAGAGGATTAGAATGTACAACAAATGATAATTTAAGCGTTGAAGAGTTAATTAGAATGACTATGAGAACCGGTGATATGAGTGTTGCTGTTATGAGTAAATTAGATGAAGCTAATACAGGGACTTATAAGAATCCAAGTCCTCATAAAGTTAATGTAAATATTAAAAAGGGACCATTTATCATTGTTTCAGGGCATGATTTAAGAGACTTAGATATGTTATTAGAACAAACTGAAGGCAAAGGAATTAACATATATACTCATGGTGAAATGATACCTAGTCATGGTTATCCTGAACTTAAAAAATATGAACACCTTGTAGGAAATTATGGGGGTGCTTGGCAAGATCAACAAAAAGAATTTGATGGTATACCAGGCTGTATTTTAATGACTACAAATTGCTTGATGAGACCTAGGGAAACATATAAAGATAGAATTTTTACAACAAGTGTAGTTGGATGGGATGGAGTTAAATATATTCCTGCCGACAAAGATGGTCATAAAGACTTTACACCAATAATAGAAAAAGCATTAGAACTTGGTGGGTTTACAAAAACAGAAGAACCAAAAGAAATTCTTGTTGGGTTTGGTCACCACGCTACATTAAGTCATGCAGAAACAATTGTTAATGCAGTTAAGGACGGAAGCATTAGACATTTCTTCTTAATTGGAGGGTGTGATGGCGCTAGGCCAGGAAGAAATTACTATACTGAATTTGCAAAGAAGGTTCCAGAAGATTGTGTTATCCTAACCTTAGCATGCGGGAAATATAGATTTAATAAATTAGATTTTGGAGAAGTTGCTGGACTTCCAAGATTATTAGATGTTGGCCAATGCAATGATGCTTATTCAGCAGTTAGAATTGCAACAGCACTTGCAGATGCATTTGATACCAGTGTAAATGGATTACCATTATCAATAGTTCTTTCGTGGTATGAACAAAAAGCGGTTGCTGATCTTTTAGCATTACTTTCATTAGGTATAAAAGGAATGTTCCTTGGGCCATCACTTCCAGCGTTTATAAGTCCTAATGTATTGCAATATTTAGTTGATACATTTAACTTACAAACAATAAGTGAGCCTGACGAAGATTTAAAAACTTGCTTAAAACAAAGTGTATAA